CGCTCGATGTTCTTGATGAAGGCGGTCACCTGGCTATCGGGCGCCTGCTTGAGGCCCATCTCGATCTGGGACTTCTGCGGATACGCGTCGACCCACTTGACGAGCCTGCCTAACGTGAGCGGGCCCGCGGTGGACGTGGCGAGCACGGCGTCGTCGTTGGCGTGCGCGTCGAGATCCTTGGACGCATCCCGCAGCACGCTGAGCGCGTTGTCGCGCACTTTCACATCGCCATTCGTCTCGAGCCCGACGATCCACAAGCTGTCGGCGTGCCGCACCGCATCCTGGTTGAGCTCGCGGCCGAAGTCATCTTTGACCTCGGGGAAGGTCGAGCGGCGAATGATGTGATAGCCGAACTGCGTCTCGACGACGGGCGAGATCTCGCCCGGCTTGAGCGCGAGCACCGCGTCCTCGAACTGCTTGACCATCATGCCCTTCGGGAAGAGGCCCAGGTTCCCGCCTCGAGCGGCCGAGCTCGGGTCCTGGCTATTCTTCCGGGCGAGGTCGGCGAAGTTCTGATCTGTAACCTGACGCCGTAGCGCCTCCGCCTTCTTGTGCACCGAATCCTTGATCGCCTGGCTCGCGCCCGGCGGCACGGTGAGCAGGATGTGGCTGGCCGCGAGCATCTCACCCTGCGCGTAGCGTTGGGCAAGATTCGTCGTGTCCATGCCGCTGTAGGTCTTGGAGTGCTGCTCGTGCCACTTGCTCATGCGCTCCTGCGCGA
Above is a window of Gemmatimonadaceae bacterium DNA encoding:
- a CDS encoding peptidylprolyl isomerase, with the translated sequence MALIACEGFKDAMTAHVDVAAKAGTRELSVQRLGSLLAQAKVPANHEIASTITNLWVDYQLLADAAAHQDSLTDPKLVDQALWSVIAQERMSKWHEQHSKTYSGMDTTNLAQRYAQGEMLAASHILLTVPPGASQAIKDSVHKKAEALRRQVTDQNFADLARKNSQDPSSAARGGNLGLFPKGMMVKQFEDAVLALKPGEISPVVETQFGYHIIRRSTFPEVKDDFGRELNQDAVRHADSLWIVGLETNGDVKVRDNALSVLRDASKDLDAHANDDAVLATSTAGPLTLGRLVKWVDAYPQKSQIEMGLKQAPDSQVTAFIKNIERNELVLHEADSANVQLDSTDLAELHARFSQAVSSLWDRLGVAPKSLADSGKTAAERERIAATRADQYLDKLMTQQASYIAVPPPIEQLLRAKYAWKVNDAALQSATDQANKEKAKQDSVRAKNRPPSEVPLGAPPAPTKPDSGAKKP